In the genome of Gloeotrichia echinulata CP02, one region contains:
- a CDS encoding ribbon-helix-helix protein, CopG family, whose amino-acid sequence MPKPEIFITFRVTEAEKELLKQYCDQEGRTQTDILRELIRGLRRRLKPHSLHPTP is encoded by the coding sequence ATGCCCAAGCCTGAGATTTTTATAACTTTTCGTGTAACAGAGGCAGAAAAAGAATTGCTCAAGCAATACTGCGATCAAGAAGGCAGAACCCAAACAGACATTTTGCGGGAATTGATTAGAGGACTAAGACGGCGGCTAAAGCCGCACTCTTTGCATCCCACCCCTTAA
- the hemF gene encoding oxygen-dependent coproporphyrinogen oxidase codes for MLTNSQTPTLIAESSKFLPPTDAQTRVSQFMQQLQDEITQALSQLDGAAKFHEDSWKRPEGGGGRSRILRDGAIFEQAGVNFSEVWGSHLPPSILAQRPEAAGHGFYATGTSLVLHPRSPYIPTVHLNYRYFEAGPVWWFGGGADLTPYYPFAEDAAHFHKTFKQACDRHHSEYYPVFKRWCDEYFYLKHRGEMRGVGGIFLDYQDGQGAIYRGPEPNGEAANYSNQVGTLEQRSWEDLFALVQDCGRAFLPAYVPIVNRREGIEYGDRERNFQLYRRGRYVEFNLVYDRGTIFGLQTNGRTESILMSLPPLVRWEYGYQPEPNSPEAQLYEIFLKPQDWINWTTNKSA; via the coding sequence ATGCTGACCAATTCACAAACCCCTACTCTGATAGCAGAATCATCTAAGTTCTTACCGCCTACTGACGCCCAGACTAGGGTTAGTCAGTTTATGCAACAATTGCAAGACGAAATTACTCAAGCGTTGTCTCAACTGGATGGGGCTGCTAAATTCCATGAAGATAGTTGGAAACGCCCAGAAGGGGGTGGAGGTCGATCGCGTATTTTGCGTGATGGCGCAATCTTTGAACAAGCAGGTGTAAATTTTTCTGAGGTTTGGGGTTCCCATTTGCCCCCTTCGATTCTAGCCCAACGGCCAGAAGCCGCCGGACATGGCTTTTATGCTACAGGGACTTCACTGGTGTTACATCCTCGCAGCCCCTATATACCTACAGTCCACCTAAATTATCGCTATTTTGAAGCAGGTCCAGTGTGGTGGTTTGGTGGTGGCGCTGATTTGACACCATACTACCCCTTTGCTGAAGATGCAGCCCATTTCCATAAAACATTTAAACAGGCTTGTGACCGACACCACAGTGAATATTATCCGGTATTTAAACGCTGGTGTGATGAGTATTTTTACCTGAAACATCGTGGCGAGATGCGGGGTGTTGGTGGGATATTTTTGGATTACCAAGATGGTCAAGGTGCTATATATCGCGGTCCTGAGCCGAATGGCGAAGCGGCTAATTATAGCAATCAAGTGGGAACGCTAGAGCAACGTAGTTGGGAAGATTTATTTGCCTTGGTGCAAGACTGCGGCCGAGCCTTTTTGCCAGCCTACGTACCAATTGTAAACCGGCGCGAGGGCATCGAATATGGCGATCGCGAACGGAATTTTCAACTTTATCGTCGGGGTAGGTATGTAGAATTTAACTTGGTATATGACCGAGGTACTATTTTTGGTCTACAAACCAACGGACGCACAGAATCAATTCTCATGTCCCTACCACCCTTGGTGCGCTGGGAATACGGTTATCAACCAGAACCCAATTCCCCCGAAGCACAGTTGTATGAAATCTTCCTGAAGCCTCAAGATTGGATTAACTGGACAACCAATAAAAGTGCTTAG
- a CDS encoding STAS domain-containing protein: MIQIEQQTYTTQDGNTVIVLTPAGRLDITTAWQFRLKLQECISKLSRHVVVNLGQVNFIDSSGLTSLVAGMRDADKVKGSFRICNVHPEAKLVFEVTMMDTVFEIFETEEEALEGVPRSIAS; encoded by the coding sequence GTGATTCAGATAGAGCAACAAACCTATACAACCCAAGACGGTAATACCGTTATTGTCTTGACACCAGCAGGACGTCTAGACATCACCACAGCTTGGCAATTTCGCCTGAAGTTACAAGAGTGTATTTCTAAACTCAGCCGTCACGTAGTGGTGAATCTCGGCCAGGTCAATTTTATTGATAGTTCTGGTCTGACTTCTTTGGTAGCTGGGATGCGTGATGCTGATAAAGTTAAGGGTAGCTTCCGTATTTGTAATGTACATCCAGAAGCCAAACTCGTGTTTGAAGTGACCATGATGGATACGGTATTTGAAATTTTTGAAACAGAGGAGGAAGCTTTAGAAGGTGTACCCCGTAGTATTGCTAGCTAA
- the rodA gene encoding rod shape-determining protein RodA: protein MLLKRSLPKIRWKNWFKPWQQIDWLLFCLTVGVSFFGGLMILSTELNQPVTDWWWHWAVAGIGSVIALFIARSRYESLLQWHWVIYALTNVSLIAVMLVGSSAKGAQRWINIAGFNVQPSEFAKIGMIITLAALLHKRTASSLDSVIRLLAITALPWGLIFLQPDLATSLVYGAIVIGMLYWANANPGWLILLISPVIAAILFSTSWPLAEPIVLFKELYFTPLGIVWAVAMGILGWQTLPWRRFGLSGLGSFALNMLGGELGVFAWNHLLKEYQKNRITVFINPDHDPLGAGYHLIQSRIAIGAGEVWGWGLFKGPMTQLNFVPEQHTDFIFSAVGEEFGFIGCLVVLFIFCLICLRLLHVAQTAKDNFGSLLAIGVLSMIVFQLIVNVGMTVGLAPVAGIPLPWMSYGRSAMLTNFISLGIVESVANFRQRQKYYS, encoded by the coding sequence ATGTTGTTAAAACGTTCGCTCCCGAAAATTCGCTGGAAGAATTGGTTTAAACCCTGGCAGCAAATAGATTGGCTACTATTTTGCTTAACTGTTGGTGTCAGCTTCTTTGGCGGCCTGATGATCCTGAGTACGGAACTGAACCAGCCAGTAACTGACTGGTGGTGGCACTGGGCGGTAGCTGGTATTGGCAGTGTAATTGCGTTATTTATAGCACGCAGCCGTTACGAATCCCTACTGCAGTGGCACTGGGTAATATATGCTCTGACCAACGTCAGTCTCATTGCCGTAATGCTCGTTGGTAGTAGCGCTAAAGGCGCACAACGGTGGATTAATATTGCGGGTTTCAACGTGCAACCCTCAGAATTTGCCAAGATAGGCATGATTATTACCTTAGCAGCTTTATTACACAAGCGCACAGCTTCCTCTCTTGACAGTGTAATCCGCCTCCTGGCAATCACGGCTCTTCCTTGGGGATTGATATTTTTGCAACCAGATTTGGCAACATCACTGGTATATGGCGCGATTGTGATTGGAATGCTCTATTGGGCAAATGCCAACCCAGGCTGGTTGATACTGTTGATTTCTCCGGTAATAGCTGCCATTTTATTTAGTACATCTTGGCCCTTAGCAGAGCCTATAGTTCTGTTCAAAGAACTATATTTCACTCCCTTAGGCATAGTTTGGGCTGTGGCAATGGGTATTTTAGGCTGGCAGACTCTCCCCTGGCGGCGATTTGGCCTCAGCGGCCTAGGCTCATTCGCTCTCAACATGCTGGGTGGTGAATTAGGAGTTTTCGCCTGGAACCATTTGTTGAAAGAGTATCAAAAAAACCGGATCACTGTATTTATCAACCCCGATCATGACCCCCTCGGTGCTGGATATCACCTCATTCAATCTCGCATCGCTATTGGTGCTGGTGAAGTTTGGGGATGGGGTCTATTCAAGGGTCCGATGACCCAACTGAACTTCGTACCCGAACAACATACAGACTTTATTTTCTCCGCCGTCGGCGAAGAATTCGGTTTTATTGGGTGTTTGGTAGTATTATTTATCTTCTGCTTAATTTGCTTGCGTTTACTGCATGTAGCTCAAACCGCCAAAGATAACTTTGGCTCGTTGTTGGCGATTGGTGTGTTGTCCATGATCGTCTTTCAGCTAATTGTTAACGTTGGTATGACCGTTGGTTTAGCACCAGTGGCAGGAATTCCCTTACCCTGGATGAGTTACGGCCGTTCTGCCATGCTGACAAACTTCATTTCTTTGGGAATAGTAGAATCCGTGGCAAACTTCCGTCAACGGCAGAAGTATTATTCGTAA
- a CDS encoding cation:proton antiporter: MELISQVLALEPTSQVLGKEPIVPFAILLVVILVIPILFERLRLPGLVGLVFSGVVLGPSGWNLFQAELPMIHLLSDIGLVYLMFVAGLEVDLEQFRRRTNHSFGFSSLSFTIPLALGSLGGRIFGFDWITSILIGSLLASHTLLAYPIISRLAVVNNQAVSVTIGAKIFNDVGALLLLSLCLSATHAGAFNVAKILTLSGWLTIYSVVILVGFDWAGKEFFRRSGGDEGNQFLFVLLSVFLAAVGAQLIGVEKIIGAFLAGLAVNEALGEGPVKEKVVFVGSVLFIPIFFVDLGLLIDLPAFLKSIITLKLTLLIVFGLLASKLIAAMFAKLVYHYNWQEMLTMWSLSIPQVDTTLAVALISYRSGLFPPEVLNTVIVLMLVTSTLGPLITSRVAVGLSSPPAEEQGSTTQSEQLREETHSDFTIVVPVYNPQTQQYLIEMAGLLAHQANGRIIPLAIATAAAHMDAPELEASVQRSERLLAKATKFSQLLGVQADPLLRIDDAFAQGISRASREQKANLIVMGWGKRTGLRARLFGNVIDNVLWASHCPVAVTRLVDSPKKIQRILVPVENLMAPALQPVQLAQMLAEANQAQVTVLNVCDRRTSSSKIAARRSHLSLLVSKLALPNPPEIQIIAHENAAQAILQAARLYDLVVLPLIPNRTSPGGLAVSDVTTQLVRQLTCSIVMLGEPQRTPTAVLPTSIPNTTAAV, translated from the coding sequence ATGGAACTCATATCACAAGTTCTGGCGCTGGAACCGACATCCCAAGTTCTCGGTAAGGAACCAATTGTTCCCTTTGCCATTTTGCTGGTAGTTATCTTAGTTATACCCATTCTATTTGAGCGGCTAAGACTACCAGGATTAGTGGGTTTGGTTTTTTCTGGGGTAGTACTTGGCCCATCTGGTTGGAATTTATTCCAGGCAGAATTACCTATGATTCACCTACTATCAGATATTGGGTTAGTTTACTTGATGTTTGTAGCGGGGCTAGAAGTTGATCTAGAGCAGTTCCGTCGCCGAACAAATCACTCCTTCGGGTTTAGTAGTCTCAGTTTCACTATCCCCCTAGCACTGGGTAGCTTAGGAGGGAGAATTTTTGGCTTTGACTGGATTACATCGATATTAATTGGGTCTTTATTAGCTTCCCATACCCTTCTGGCATATCCCATTATTAGTCGTTTGGCAGTAGTCAACAACCAGGCCGTCAGTGTTACTATCGGTGCCAAGATTTTTAATGATGTTGGCGCACTACTGTTATTAAGCCTGTGTCTATCCGCTACCCATGCTGGAGCATTCAATGTCGCCAAGATACTCACGTTATCGGGTTGGTTAACAATTTACTCCGTTGTGATTTTGGTGGGCTTTGATTGGGCTGGTAAAGAATTTTTCCGGCGGTCTGGAGGCGATGAGGGAAACCAATTTTTATTTGTGCTGCTTTCGGTATTTCTCGCTGCTGTAGGTGCCCAATTGATTGGGGTGGAAAAAATTATTGGCGCCTTTTTAGCGGGTTTAGCAGTCAATGAAGCTCTAGGGGAAGGGCCAGTCAAAGAAAAGGTGGTGTTTGTTGGTAGTGTATTATTTATTCCGATTTTCTTTGTTGACTTAGGCTTACTGATTGATCTACCTGCCTTTCTCAAAAGCATTATCACCCTGAAGTTAACGCTGTTGATTGTGTTTGGTTTGCTGGCTAGCAAATTGATCGCTGCAATGTTTGCAAAACTGGTGTACCACTATAATTGGCAAGAAATGCTAACGATGTGGTCGCTGTCAATTCCCCAAGTAGATACGACTTTAGCAGTAGCGTTAATTAGTTATCGGTCTGGGTTGTTTCCACCAGAGGTATTAAACACCGTCATTGTTTTAATGCTGGTGACATCCACCTTGGGACCGTTGATTACCAGTCGGGTAGCTGTTGGTTTGAGTTCGCCACCAGCAGAAGAACAAGGCTCAACAACCCAGTCTGAACAATTAAGAGAGGAAACTCACAGTGATTTTACTATCGTAGTACCTGTTTACAATCCTCAGACCCAGCAGTATTTGATTGAAATGGCAGGATTATTAGCACATCAAGCAAATGGCAGAATTATTCCGTTAGCTATAGCTACTGCTGCTGCTCACATGGATGCGCCGGAGTTAGAAGCCTCTGTGCAGCGAAGTGAACGGTTACTCGCAAAAGCCACGAAATTCAGCCAACTATTGGGCGTACAAGCAGACCCATTGCTGCGAATTGATGATGCTTTCGCTCAGGGTATTAGTCGCGCATCTCGTGAACAAAAAGCTAATTTGATTGTCATGGGTTGGGGTAAACGTACTGGATTGAGAGCGCGTTTATTTGGTAATGTCATCGATAACGTGCTTTGGGCTTCCCATTGTCCAGTAGCGGTAACACGCTTAGTAGATTCACCGAAAAAAATTCAGCGCATCTTAGTTCCAGTGGAAAATTTGATGGCACCAGCTTTGCAGCCTGTACAATTAGCCCAAATGTTGGCAGAGGCAAACCAAGCCCAAGTTACAGTGCTAAATGTGTGCGATCGCCGCACTAGTTCCAGTAAAATCGCTGCTAGGCGATCGCATCTCTCCCTATTGGTGTCTAAATTGGCTTTGCCTAATCCACCAGAAATTCAAATCATCGCTCATGAAAACGCTGCCCAAGCCATTTTACAAGCAGCACGATTATATGATTTAGTAGTGTTGCCCTTGATACCTAATCGTACCAGCCCTGGTGGTTTAGCCGTTAGTGATGTCACAACCCAGTTAGTTAGACAACTCACTTGCTCTATCGTCATGCTCGGAGAACCCCAACGCACTCCCACAGCAGTTCTGCCAACAAGTATACCCAACACTACAGCTGCTGTCTGA
- a CDS encoding NAD(P)H dehydrogenase subunit NdhS, which produces MILPGATVRVKNPADTYYRYEGLVQRVSDGKVAVLFEGGNWDKLVTFRLPELEVVETTGKKKGK; this is translated from the coding sequence ATGATTCTGCCTGGAGCAACTGTTCGCGTCAAGAATCCCGCAGATACCTATTATCGATATGAAGGACTCGTGCAACGGGTAAGTGATGGTAAGGTAGCCGTACTGTTTGAAGGTGGTAACTGGGATAAATTAGTTACCTTTCGCTTACCGGAATTGGAAGTAGTGGAGACCACAGGGAAGAAAAAAGGCAAATAA
- the psb29 gene encoding photosystem II biogenesis protein Psp29, with translation MNNVRTVSDTKRTFYTLHTRPINTIYRRVVEELMVEMHLLSVNNDFSYNSIYALGVVTTFDRFMQGYQPEQDQESIFNAIIRAVEQDPQRYRQDAERLQAVAKSLPISDLIGWLSQSTQLHQDDELQAQLQAIANDPNFKYSRLLAIGLFSLLEASDPELVKNEKQRNAALKTIATGLHLSDEKLSKDLDLYRSNLDKIEQALVVMADILSADRKKREQRKQQTTPVAPPGANE, from the coding sequence GTGAATAACGTCCGTACCGTCTCTGATACAAAGCGAACATTTTACACCCTTCACACCCGCCCAATCAACACGATTTATCGTCGGGTAGTGGAAGAGTTGATGGTGGAAATGCATCTGCTGTCAGTCAATAACGATTTTAGCTACAATTCAATTTATGCCTTGGGCGTTGTCACAACCTTTGACCGCTTCATGCAAGGCTACCAACCAGAACAGGATCAAGAATCAATTTTTAACGCCATCATTCGTGCTGTAGAGCAAGACCCGCAACGCTACAGACAGGATGCTGAACGATTGCAAGCCGTAGCGAAAAGTTTGCCCATCTCTGATTTAATTGGGTGGCTGAGTCAAAGTACTCAGTTACATCAAGATGACGAATTACAAGCACAACTGCAGGCGATCGCTAACGATCCTAACTTTAAATACAGTCGCTTATTAGCAATTGGTTTATTCTCGTTATTAGAAGCGTCAGATCCAGAATTAGTCAAAAACGAAAAGCAACGTAATGCGGCTCTAAAAACGATTGCTACAGGTTTGCATCTGTCTGATGAAAAACTCAGCAAAGATTTAGACCTATACCGTTCTAACCTAGACAAGATAGAACAAGCATTGGTGGTAATGGCAGATATTCTGTCAGCTGATCGCAAAAAACGTGAACAGCGCAAACAACAAACTACCCCAGTCGCTCCTCCTGGTGCCAACGAATAG
- a CDS encoding HAS-barrel domain-containing protein, which translates to MRLPLPQFATGDRHPDHIGEVIETTTTEFLAQCLEPEDLSFPPMPPFGSWVRSMDEESGNHVYAVVYYATTSPIDSVHRAVALGMSLQDLREEQPQIFAMLKSEFRAAIVGFEQPSHSRGSNPRLYQYLPPRPPQIHQAVYRCEPEAIVKFTEELDFLRTLLSINGAPIDSLTAAAIRDVYQLRKADRQWLIKAGRTLSVLLKDDYDRLRFILSQIHP; encoded by the coding sequence ATGCGCCTTCCTCTACCACAGTTTGCCACTGGCGATCGCCACCCTGATCATATTGGGGAGGTAATCGAAACGACTACTACCGAATTTCTGGCACAATGTTTGGAACCGGAAGACTTGAGTTTTCCCCCAATGCCTCCTTTTGGTAGTTGGGTTCGTTCTATGGATGAAGAATCAGGCAATCACGTTTATGCTGTGGTATATTATGCCACTACTTCGCCTATAGATTCTGTACATCGGGCTGTGGCTTTGGGGATGTCTTTGCAGGATTTACGAGAGGAACAACCCCAAATATTTGCCATGCTCAAATCAGAATTCCGTGCGGCGATCGTGGGATTTGAGCAGCCGTCTCATAGTAGAGGTTCTAACCCTAGGCTATATCAGTATCTACCACCACGTCCCCCGCAAATTCATCAAGCAGTTTATCGGTGTGAGCCAGAAGCAATTGTTAAGTTTACCGAAGAACTAGATTTTTTGCGGACACTGCTTTCGATCAACGGTGCGCCAATAGATTCTTTGACTGCAGCTGCGATTCGAGATGTCTATCAGTTACGCAAAGCTGACCGACAATGGCTCATCAAGGCTGGACGTACTCTAAGTGTACTGTTGAAAGATGACTACGATCGCCTACGATTCATATTGAGTCAAATCCATCCATAG
- a CDS encoding MotA/TolQ/ExbB proton channel family protein, giving the protein MDILDLFHKGGPAMWPLLALSILSLSVIFERLWFWLRMLTQEKEIVNSVLDAAYDNRWEAAAETANQATNQPIGRFLYAPLRLQKNDPETFRLALESTAEDELAGMRRGEKLLESVIALAPLLGLLGTVLGLIQSLRAIRIGDLGTESAAGVTTGIGESLISTASGLIVAIVSLVFYRLFQSFVVNQVKVFRKAGNDLELIYRQSPPDFSNSTSIIVRPPSQESFTPPRKRGKNKFSEPPAETLEEPQSPEQ; this is encoded by the coding sequence GTGGATATTTTAGATCTTTTTCACAAGGGCGGTCCAGCGATGTGGCCTCTGCTGGCGCTGTCGATTCTGTCGTTAAGTGTAATTTTTGAGCGTCTGTGGTTCTGGTTGCGAATGTTGACCCAGGAAAAGGAAATAGTCAATAGTGTCCTCGATGCTGCTTATGATAATCGTTGGGAAGCAGCAGCGGAAACTGCAAATCAAGCAACTAATCAGCCAATTGGACGTTTTCTCTACGCTCCCCTACGCCTACAAAAGAATGATCCGGAAACTTTTCGACTGGCCCTAGAGTCAACAGCGGAAGATGAGTTAGCAGGAATGCGACGGGGCGAAAAACTTTTAGAATCTGTGATAGCTCTGGCGCCACTGTTGGGGTTGTTGGGTACGGTTTTGGGCTTAATTCAGTCTCTGCGAGCGATTCGCATTGGCGATTTGGGCACCGAATCTGCAGCTGGAGTGACTACAGGGATTGGTGAATCCTTAATTAGTACGGCAAGTGGACTAATCGTTGCTATTGTTAGTTTGGTATTTTACCGCCTATTTCAGAGTTTTGTTGTCAACCAAGTCAAAGTTTTCCGTAAAGCCGGGAATGATTTGGAGTTAATCTACCGTCAGTCGCCGCCTGATTTTAGTAATAGTACATCGATTATCGTGCGACCACCCTCACAAGAAAGTTTTACTCCACCCCGTAAACGTGGTAAAAACAAGTTTTCCGAGCCTCCAGCGGAAACTTTGGAGGAACCCCAATCTCCTGAACAATAG
- a CDS encoding Mrp/NBP35 family ATP-binding protein: MYDVLDSRSVLEVLRPVQDPELQKSLVELNMIRNVKIDGGKVSFTLVLTTPACPLREFIVEDCKLAVKKLPGVTDISVEVTAETPQQKSLPDRTGITGVKNIIAVSSGKGGVGKSTVAVNVAVALAQTGAKVGLLDADIYGPNDPTMLGLTDAEIAVRSSDKGDILEPAFNHGVKLVSMGFLIDRDQPVIWRGPMLNGVIRQFLYQVEWGELDYLIVDMPPGTGDAQLTLTQAVPMAGAVIVTTPQTVALLDSRKGLRMFQQMNVPVLGIVENMSYFIPPDLPDKQYDIFGSGGGQKTATELGVPLLGCVPLEISTRVGGDNGIPIVVGQPDSASAKALTAIALTIAGKVSVAALT; this comes from the coding sequence ATGTACGATGTCCTCGATTCCCGCTCTGTCCTAGAAGTGTTGCGACCAGTACAAGATCCAGAACTGCAAAAAAGTCTGGTAGAACTGAATATGATTCGCAACGTTAAAATTGACGGCGGTAAGGTTAGCTTCACGTTGGTGTTGACCACACCCGCCTGTCCCTTACGCGAATTTATCGTCGAAGATTGTAAGCTGGCTGTTAAGAAACTCCCTGGTGTGACTGATATTAGTGTTGAAGTGACAGCAGAAACACCCCAACAGAAAAGCTTACCTGACCGTACTGGCATTACTGGTGTCAAAAATATTATTGCTGTTTCCAGTGGCAAAGGCGGCGTTGGTAAAAGTACAGTGGCAGTGAATGTAGCGGTGGCCTTAGCACAAACAGGGGCAAAAGTCGGTTTACTTGATGCCGATATTTATGGACCCAATGACCCCACCATGCTGGGGCTGACGGATGCTGAAATTGCCGTCCGCTCTAGCGACAAAGGTGACATACTCGAACCAGCTTTTAATCACGGCGTCAAATTAGTCTCAATGGGCTTTTTGATTGACCGAGATCAACCAGTGATTTGGCGCGGACCAATGCTAAATGGAGTAATCCGCCAGTTTCTCTATCAAGTAGAATGGGGCGAACTCGACTATTTAATTGTCGATATGCCACCGGGTACGGGAGATGCTCAGTTAACTTTAACACAAGCAGTCCCAATGGCAGGCGCAGTGATTGTAACTACACCGCAAACCGTAGCTTTGCTAGATTCCCGCAAGGGATTGCGGATGTTTCAGCAGATGAACGTACCGGTATTGGGGATAGTGGAAAATATGAGCTATTTTATTCCACCCGATCTGCCAGATAAGCAGTATGACATTTTTGGTTCTGGTGGTGGACAGAAAACAGCTACTGAGTTAGGAGTACCCTTATTGGGGTGCGTACCCCTAGAGATTTCCACTAGAGTTGGTGGTGATAACGGTATCCCCATCGTCGTTGGCCAGCCAGATTCAGCCTCAGCCAAAGCATTAACAGCGATCGCCCTCACAATAGCAGGTAAAGTATCGGTTGCTGCCCTGACATAA
- a CDS encoding biopolymer transporter ExbD, which yields MKVNLQSPVEEVQIQIIPLIDVVFCILTFFLLAGLQFTRQQAINVDLPKASTGTSSNISSQQGKSNILPVTIDAVGKTFVEKDQVTRDQLAQRLKEYVQQNPTGVLVLNASRTATYNDVIETLDLLRQVGGDRVSLGIIPGSSEPSPTSNQPVAPAFPTNPGAAPIPNIPNTIPVPGANPQGNFNPYQAPFPTAPGAGVSPVNPGVAPVVPNVPLPQAPVAPGNTNPNTAPQR from the coding sequence ATGAAAGTTAATCTACAGAGTCCAGTCGAAGAAGTCCAAATTCAAATCATTCCATTAATTGATGTCGTTTTTTGTATTCTGACATTTTTTTTGTTGGCAGGTTTGCAATTCACTCGCCAACAAGCAATTAATGTTGATTTACCCAAAGCCAGCACAGGTACATCATCTAATATCAGTTCACAGCAGGGTAAAAGTAATATTTTACCTGTGACTATCGATGCTGTGGGTAAAACTTTTGTGGAAAAAGACCAGGTAACACGGGATCAGTTAGCCCAGAGGTTAAAGGAGTATGTCCAACAAAATCCTACTGGGGTTTTGGTGCTAAATGCGTCACGGACAGCAACTTACAATGATGTGATCGAGACATTGGATTTGTTGCGACAAGTGGGAGGCGATCGCGTGTCTTTGGGCATTATACCAGGATCTTCTGAACCATCGCCGACCTCAAACCAGCCTGTGGCGCCCGCTTTCCCAACTAACCCTGGTGCAGCACCAATACCAAATATACCCAACACCATACCAGTTCCTGGCGCCAATCCCCAAGGAAATTTTAACCCCTACCAAGCTCCCTTCCCCACCGCACCAGGAGCAGGCGTCAGTCCTGTCAATCCTGGGGTTGCTCCCGTGGTTCCCAATGTACCACTTCCCCAAGCGCCTGTAGCACCGGGAAACACAAACCCTAATACTGCTCCTCAAAGATAA
- a CDS encoding YkvA family protein, which produces MNFSIQSLYTWYRDLLRNPKYRWWIILGTIVYLISPIDIAPDFIPIVGQIDDVFLLTLLVTEVSGLVIDGWKVRKGNVDTTAPNAPDDSTSTANTIDVDGISVK; this is translated from the coding sequence ATGAACTTCTCAATCCAATCACTTTACACCTGGTATCGCGATTTGCTTCGTAACCCAAAGTACCGTTGGTGGATAATTTTGGGAACCATAGTCTATTTAATCAGTCCCATTGATATTGCCCCAGATTTTATACCTATTGTGGGACAAATAGATGATGTTTTCCTGTTGACCCTGTTGGTTACTGAAGTGTCTGGACTAGTGATTGATGGCTGGAAAGTCCGCAAAGGTAATGTGGATACCACAGCCCCAAATGCTCCCGATGATTCTACCTCCACCGCAAATACTATCGATGTTGATGGCATTTCTGTCAAGTAA
- a CDS encoding SRPBCC family protein: protein MRGWLSKFIHRKRRRFCASLVRTYREISSASVDELWQQVVDLTDVSWHPLLKSTNVPYGLVPKPGLIFQAMTRFSPIPIQIFVERVNHREMLSIRVLAIPGIEERVTYKVESTVCGTCLSYSVNLRGWLSPLIWPLSRPYADRVARSLVEAVEKAALQAVSQKKSLNHILGTGDTSASSVHRWGLGTGD, encoded by the coding sequence ATGCGAGGTTGGTTATCCAAATTTATCCATCGGAAACGTCGTCGATTTTGCGCTTCTCTAGTGCGAACCTATCGAGAGATTAGTTCAGCGTCTGTAGATGAACTTTGGCAACAAGTAGTTGACTTAACAGACGTTTCATGGCATCCACTACTCAAGAGTACTAACGTTCCCTATGGATTAGTGCCCAAACCCGGTTTGATTTTCCAGGCGATGACACGCTTTTCGCCAATACCAATTCAAATTTTTGTGGAGCGGGTCAATCACCGAGAAATGCTGAGTATCCGAGTGTTAGCGATTCCTGGCATAGAAGAACGAGTCACTTACAAAGTAGAGTCAACAGTATGTGGCACTTGTTTATCTTATTCTGTGAACCTACGCGGTTGGTTATCGCCTTTGATCTGGCCCTTGTCCCGTCCTTATGCTGATCGTGTCGCACGCTCATTAGTTGAGGCCGTAGAAAAGGCTGCATTACAAGCGGTATCTCAGAAAAAATCTCTGAATCACATCTTAGGGACTGGGGACACTTCGGCAAGCTCAGTGCATCGCTGGGGACTGGGGACTGGGGATTAG